A DNA window from Clostridia bacterium contains the following coding sequences:
- a CDS encoding spermidine/putrescine ABC transporter ATP-binding protein, whose amino-acid sequence DIAEAISMADRVVVLTNRPAKIKSIHQIAFSCADRSPLKCRDDNNFKNYFNTIWKELDVHVS is encoded by the coding sequence GACATAGCAGAAGCTATATCTATGGCCGATAGAGTAGTAGTGCTCACAAACAGACCTGCAAAAATAAAGAGTATTCATCAAATAGCATTTTCTTGTGCCGACAGATCCCCGTTGAAGTGCAGAGATGATAATAACTTCAAAAATTACTTCAATACTATTTGGAAGGAGCTTGATGTACAT